From the Eleutherodactylus coqui strain aEleCoq1 chromosome 7, aEleCoq1.hap1, whole genome shotgun sequence genome, one window contains:
- the INTS12 gene encoding integrator complex subunit 12 isoform X1, which yields MAAELDPLFLKALRLLHSKSKDSAEKLKALLDESLCKSIDSSYRPPQKEIEQSKVTISKPKSDIKASSSSSVGSILKPLATEKVKKEAEKRPADKMKVDVCDPIDLPKKPRLEKSEARSSPVTVPSSKDIPIPDLSSFDETSADDFAMEMGLACVVCRQMTIFSGNQLVECQECHNLYHQDCHKPQVTDKDVNDPRLVWYCARCTRQMKRMAQKNQKPSQKPSPSVASATLLVVKDTSTIKPEMKPKADSANTFLAFKRTEVKASAGTSGNSSNSGTSLSAASGLTGWAAFGAKTASAAIASSKLSNTTQVSGGKPPTLSVGQKPIGSSTLAPIKTGSASKPGSGSSSTNSVPLKPLPPLILGKTGLSRTMSSENVSKTGLPSPSVSSSGGTISSQISSGNGGGSSAGSSGSSSSKAPVDPSSQQSGAKGPTSQESQLNAMKRLQMVKKKAAQKKLKK from the exons ATGGCGGCTGAGTTGGATCCACTTTTTTTGAAGGCGCTCCGTTTACTTCACTCGAAAAGTAAAGATTCCGCAGAGAAACTGAAGGCTTTGCTGGATGAGTCTCTGTGCAAGAGCATCGATTCCTCGTATCGGCCGCCACAAAAG GAGATCGAGCAGTCTAAAGTGACAATATCTAAACCTAAATCGGATATTAAAGCTAGCAGCAGCTCTTCTGTGGGCAGCATCCTGAAACCACTGGCCACGGAGAAGGTgaagaaggaggcagagaagagGCCAGCGGATAAG ATGAAGGTGGATGTTTGTGACCCTATTGATTTGCCAAAGAAACCTCGCTTGGAGAAATCGGAAGCCCGCTCCTCTCCGGTCACCGTACCGAGTAGTAAGGACATCCCTATACCTGATCTCTCCAGCTTTGATGAAACCAGTGCTGATGACTTTGCCATGGAGATGGGTCTAGCCTGCGTTGTTTGTCG ACAGATGACCATTTTCTCTGGAAATCAGCTGGTAGAATGCCAGGAGTGCCATAACCTCTACCATCAGGACTGTCATAAACCTCAAGTGACAGATAAGGATGTGAATGATCCCCGCCTGGTCTGGTACTGTGCACGCTGCACACGGCAGATGAAGAGAATG gcACAGAAAAACCAAAAGCCCTCCCAGAAACCTTCCCCCTCAGTTGCTTCTGCTACATTGCTGGTCGTAAAGGACACATCAACCATCAAACCTGAGATGAAGCCCAAGGCAGATTCCGCAAATACATTCTTAGCTTTCAAAAGGACAGAAGTGAAG GCATCAGCTGGGACCTCTGGGAATTCCTCCAACTCTGGAACATCATTGTCTGCTGCGAGTGGTCTTACAGGATGGGCAGCATTCGGGGCCAAAACTGCTTCTGCAGCAATTGCATCCTCCAAATTAAGTAACACTACACAAGTTTCTGGTGGGAAGCCTCCCACTCTATCTGTAGGTCAGAAGCCTATTGGTTCAAGTACTTTGGCACCCATAAAAACAGGATCTGCGTCTAAGCCGGGATCTGGGAGCAGCAGTACCAATTCTGTTCCATTAAAACCCTTGCCACCTCTAATATTGGGAAAGACCGGCCTCAGCCGTACCATGAGCAGTGAAAACGTCAGCAAAACGGGCCTTCCGAGTCCAAGCGTGAGTTCTTCTGGAGGTACTATCAGCAGTCAGATAAGCAGCGGTAATGGAGGAGGCAGCTCTGCCGGGAGCAGTGGAAGCTCCAGTAGCAAAGCTCCAGTAGATCCCAGCTCTCAGCAGTCCGGAGCCAAAGGTCCTACATCTCAAGAATCCCAGTTAAATGCTATGAAACGACTCCAAATGGTGAAAAAGAAAGCTGCtcagaaaaaactaaagaaatga
- the INTS12 gene encoding integrator complex subunit 12 isoform X2, whose protein sequence is MAAELDPLFLKALRLLHSKSKDSAEKLKALLDESLCKSIDSSYRPPQKIEQSKVTISKPKSDIKASSSSSVGSILKPLATEKVKKEAEKRPADKMKVDVCDPIDLPKKPRLEKSEARSSPVTVPSSKDIPIPDLSSFDETSADDFAMEMGLACVVCRQMTIFSGNQLVECQECHNLYHQDCHKPQVTDKDVNDPRLVWYCARCTRQMKRMAQKNQKPSQKPSPSVASATLLVVKDTSTIKPEMKPKADSANTFLAFKRTEVKASAGTSGNSSNSGTSLSAASGLTGWAAFGAKTASAAIASSKLSNTTQVSGGKPPTLSVGQKPIGSSTLAPIKTGSASKPGSGSSSTNSVPLKPLPPLILGKTGLSRTMSSENVSKTGLPSPSVSSSGGTISSQISSGNGGGSSAGSSGSSSSKAPVDPSSQQSGAKGPTSQESQLNAMKRLQMVKKKAAQKKLKK, encoded by the exons ATGGCGGCTGAGTTGGATCCACTTTTTTTGAAGGCGCTCCGTTTACTTCACTCGAAAAGTAAAGATTCCGCAGAGAAACTGAAGGCTTTGCTGGATGAGTCTCTGTGCAAGAGCATCGATTCCTCGTATCGGCCGCCACAAAAG ATCGAGCAGTCTAAAGTGACAATATCTAAACCTAAATCGGATATTAAAGCTAGCAGCAGCTCTTCTGTGGGCAGCATCCTGAAACCACTGGCCACGGAGAAGGTgaagaaggaggcagagaagagGCCAGCGGATAAG ATGAAGGTGGATGTTTGTGACCCTATTGATTTGCCAAAGAAACCTCGCTTGGAGAAATCGGAAGCCCGCTCCTCTCCGGTCACCGTACCGAGTAGTAAGGACATCCCTATACCTGATCTCTCCAGCTTTGATGAAACCAGTGCTGATGACTTTGCCATGGAGATGGGTCTAGCCTGCGTTGTTTGTCG ACAGATGACCATTTTCTCTGGAAATCAGCTGGTAGAATGCCAGGAGTGCCATAACCTCTACCATCAGGACTGTCATAAACCTCAAGTGACAGATAAGGATGTGAATGATCCCCGCCTGGTCTGGTACTGTGCACGCTGCACACGGCAGATGAAGAGAATG gcACAGAAAAACCAAAAGCCCTCCCAGAAACCTTCCCCCTCAGTTGCTTCTGCTACATTGCTGGTCGTAAAGGACACATCAACCATCAAACCTGAGATGAAGCCCAAGGCAGATTCCGCAAATACATTCTTAGCTTTCAAAAGGACAGAAGTGAAG GCATCAGCTGGGACCTCTGGGAATTCCTCCAACTCTGGAACATCATTGTCTGCTGCGAGTGGTCTTACAGGATGGGCAGCATTCGGGGCCAAAACTGCTTCTGCAGCAATTGCATCCTCCAAATTAAGTAACACTACACAAGTTTCTGGTGGGAAGCCTCCCACTCTATCTGTAGGTCAGAAGCCTATTGGTTCAAGTACTTTGGCACCCATAAAAACAGGATCTGCGTCTAAGCCGGGATCTGGGAGCAGCAGTACCAATTCTGTTCCATTAAAACCCTTGCCACCTCTAATATTGGGAAAGACCGGCCTCAGCCGTACCATGAGCAGTGAAAACGTCAGCAAAACGGGCCTTCCGAGTCCAAGCGTGAGTTCTTCTGGAGGTACTATCAGCAGTCAGATAAGCAGCGGTAATGGAGGAGGCAGCTCTGCCGGGAGCAGTGGAAGCTCCAGTAGCAAAGCTCCAGTAGATCCCAGCTCTCAGCAGTCCGGAGCCAAAGGTCCTACATCTCAAGAATCCCAGTTAAATGCTATGAAACGACTCCAAATGGTGAAAAAGAAAGCTGCtcagaaaaaactaaagaaatga